From the genome of Gilliamella sp. wkB7, one region includes:
- a CDS encoding helix-turn-helix domain-containing protein, with amino-acid sequence MNKHLRLYKQDYFISEINSVTVEKRDHQQPFPLHDHDFHEIVIVCSGNGLHHWNDYIYPITSGDILYITPKDIHGYESVNNLKLFNILYLRETLFLSTIIEKYLPKHNTKHTERVWRINPSFIKQLTPLVDQLTLESKKNNLASVHLSEALFLQLVILLDRIKQVPNEQSPTATHQLDLLFTTLHNSIGSSFNLEMFCKQNHIAKRSISRLFKSQTGMTINEYLQKRRLCNAMSLLRNTQYSISMISSECGYDDSNYFSVVFKKETQQTPSQYRAKFKDKINKNLNLLN; translated from the coding sequence GAAATAAATAGTGTTACTGTCGAAAAAAGAGATCATCAACAACCTTTTCCTTTGCATGATCATGATTTCCATGAAATTGTCATTGTCTGTTCGGGTAATGGTTTGCATCATTGGAATGATTATATTTATCCTATTACCAGTGGCGATATTTTATATATCACACCTAAAGATATTCATGGTTATGAATCAGTAAATAACCTTAAATTATTTAATATATTATATTTGCGAGAAACGCTTTTTTTATCAACAATAATTGAAAAATATCTTCCTAAACATAACACTAAACATACGGAACGCGTTTGGCGTATTAATCCTTCATTTATTAAGCAGCTAACTCCGTTAGTTGATCAATTAACCTTAGAATCAAAAAAAAATAATTTAGCTTCAGTGCATTTGTCCGAAGCGTTATTTTTACAGTTAGTGATTTTGTTAGATAGAATCAAGCAAGTTCCTAATGAACAATCCCCTACGGCAACTCATCAGTTGGATCTGCTCTTTACAACACTGCATAACAGTATTGGCAGTTCATTTAATTTAGAGATGTTTTGCAAACAAAATCATATTGCTAAACGTTCGATTAGTCGTTTATTTAAAAGCCAAACTGGCATGACCATTAATGAGTATCTGCAAAAACGCCGTTTATGTAATGCAATGTCATTACTGCGCAATACTCAATATTCGATCAGTATGATTTCATCAGAATGTGGTTATGATGATAGTAACTATTTTTCTGTTGTTTTTAAAAAAGAGACGCAACAAACGCCATCCCAATATCGAGCGAAATTCAAAGATAAAATTAATAAAAATCTAAATTTATTGAATTAA
- the rhaM gene encoding L-rhamnose mutarotase codes for MLRKATIMQVHPDKHAEYKKRHDEIFPELVTELKAHGAHNYSIFLDTKRSLLFAYVEIESQERWDAVAKTQACQKWWAFMKDIMPSNADNSPISEELLPVFYLN; via the coding sequence ATGTTAAGAAAAGCGACAATCATGCAAGTACATCCAGATAAACATGCGGAATATAAAAAAAGACATGATGAAATATTTCCGGAGTTGGTCACAGAACTTAAAGCTCACGGTGCACACAACTATTCGATCTTTTTGGATACTAAACGCAGTTTACTTTTCGCATATGTAGAAATTGAATCCCAAGAGCGTTGGGATGCGGTTGCTAAAACTCAAGCTTGTCAAAAATGGTGGGCATTTATGAAAGATATTATGCCAAGTAATGCCGATAATAGCCCAATAAGTGAAGAGTTATTACCGGTATTTTACCTCAATTAA
- the fucO gene encoding lactaldehyde reductase, whose amino-acid sequence MSYRMILNETSYFGAGSIVQIVDEVKKRGFKKALVVTDKDLIKFNVATKVTKLLDDNGLSYQIFDDVIPNPTIGVVQKGVEIFKQSGADYLIAIGGGSPQDTAKAIGIIINNPEYSDVRSLEGVAPTKKPAVPTIAIPTTAGTAAEVTINYVITDEEKKRKFVCVDPHDIPAVAIIDSDMMASMPASLKAATGVDALTHAIEGYITKGAWELSDMFHLKAIEIISRSLRDSVKGVEKGGEEMALGQYIAGMGFSNVGLGLVHGMAHPLGAFYSTLHGVANAVLLPHIMAYNADFTADKFRAIAKAMGVVGTESMSIEQARQAAIDAVKQLNQDVGIPANLKAIGVKREDIPALAKAAFDDVCTGGNPRDTNVSEIEQLYHAIYE is encoded by the coding sequence ATGTCTTATCGTATGATTCTAAATGAAACGTCATATTTTGGCGCAGGTTCAATTGTTCAAATTGTGGATGAAGTTAAAAAACGAGGTTTTAAAAAAGCTTTGGTTGTAACGGACAAAGATCTTATTAAATTCAATGTTGCGACCAAAGTTACAAAATTATTGGATGACAATGGTTTGAGTTATCAAATTTTTGATGATGTCATACCTAATCCTACGATTGGTGTAGTGCAAAAGGGCGTTGAAATTTTCAAACAATCAGGTGCTGATTATCTAATCGCGATTGGTGGTGGTTCACCACAAGATACTGCTAAAGCAATTGGCATCATTATTAATAATCCTGAATATTCCGATGTCCGCAGTTTAGAAGGCGTTGCACCAACTAAAAAACCGGCGGTTCCAACCATCGCCATACCAACTACAGCTGGAACTGCTGCTGAAGTAACGATCAATTACGTTATCACAGATGAAGAGAAAAAACGCAAATTTGTTTGTGTTGATCCGCATGACATTCCAGCTGTTGCCATTATTGATTCCGATATGATGGCAAGCATGCCTGCAAGTTTAAAAGCAGCAACGGGCGTTGATGCGTTAACTCATGCTATTGAAGGGTATATTACTAAAGGTGCATGGGAACTCTCTGACATGTTCCATCTTAAAGCGATTGAAATCATTTCACGTTCACTGCGTGATTCGGTTAAAGGCGTAGAAAAAGGGGGAGAAGAGATGGCACTTGGGCAATATATTGCTGGCATGGGCTTTTCAAACGTTGGTTTAGGGCTTGTCCATGGTATGGCTCATCCTCTAGGTGCATTTTATAGTACACTGCATGGTGTGGCAAATGCGGTTTTGCTCCCTCACATCATGGCTTACAATGCTGATTTTACCGCTGATAAATTCCGTGCTATTGCTAAGGCAATGGGGGTTGTTGGCACTGAAAGTATGAGCATTGAACAAGCCAGACAAGCCGCTATTGATGCCGTAAAACAACTTAATCAAGATGTTGGTATTCCAGCTAATTTGAAAGCAATTGGTGTGAAACGTGAAGACATCCCAGCACTTGCAAAAGCTGCTTTTGATGATGTATGCACAGGCGGTAATCCTCGTGATACAAATGTTAGTGAAATTGAACAACTTTATCATGCTATATATGAATAA
- the rhaT gene encoding L-rhamnose/proton symporter RhaT, with amino-acid sequence MGSSIFLGIFWHFVGATSAACFYAPLKKVKNWSWETMWSIAGLFSWIILPWSISYFLLPDFWAYYGSFGSQILIPVFLFGAMWGVGNVGYGLTMRYLGMSMGIGIAIGITLIVGTLMTPILQGKFGELVASTGGKMTLLGVAVAVVGVGIVTYAGLLKEKTLGVQIVDFNLKKGLLLAIMCGIFSAGMSFAMSAAVPMHTKAAELGVDNLYVALPSYVVIMGGGAIINLGFCITRLCIKKDLSFKQDISVAKSLLISNVLFAILGGAMWYFQFFFYAWGHANIPTEYGFMSWMLHMSFYVLCGGIVGLVLKEWLGTGTKPVRVLCIGCLVIIVAANIVGLGMAN; translated from the coding sequence ATGGGTAGTTCGATTTTTCTAGGCATCTTTTGGCACTTTGTGGGTGCCACTTCTGCTGCTTGTTTTTATGCACCATTAAAAAAAGTGAAAAACTGGTCATGGGAAACGATGTGGTCAATAGCAGGTCTGTTTTCTTGGATTATTTTACCATGGTCTATTAGCTACTTTTTATTACCCGATTTTTGGGCTTATTATGGTTCATTTGGTTCACAAATATTGATACCCGTTTTTCTATTTGGCGCAATGTGGGGAGTGGGTAATGTCGGCTATGGCCTTACCATGCGTTATTTGGGTATGTCGATGGGAATCGGTATCGCAATTGGTATTACCTTAATTGTTGGTACTTTGATGACGCCGATTTTACAAGGAAAATTTGGTGAACTGGTTGCTTCGACTGGCGGTAAGATGACATTATTAGGCGTTGCTGTCGCAGTTGTCGGGGTTGGTATTGTTACTTATGCTGGACTTTTAAAAGAGAAAACCCTTGGAGTACAAATCGTCGATTTTAACCTTAAAAAAGGGTTATTGCTGGCTATTATGTGTGGTATTTTTTCAGCCGGTATGTCATTTGCAATGAGTGCAGCTGTACCTATGCACACAAAAGCGGCTGAATTAGGTGTGGATAACCTTTATGTTGCACTACCAAGTTATGTTGTCATTATGGGTGGCGGAGCGATTATTAATCTTGGTTTCTGTATTACACGCCTCTGTATTAAAAAAGATCTGTCATTCAAACAAGATATTTCTGTTGCAAAATCGTTACTCATCAGTAATGTACTTTTTGCCATATTGGGCGGGGCAATGTGGTATTTCCAATTCTTCTTTTATGCATGGGGACATGCCAATATCCCAACCGAATATGGTTTTATGAGTTGGATGTTACATATGAGTTTTTATGTATTATGTGGTGGTATCGTTGGATTAGTATTAAAAGAGTGGCTTGGTACCGGTACAAAACCAGTAAGAGTTCTTTGCATTGGTTGTTTGGTGATTATTGTTGCTGCCAATATTGTTGGTTTAGGCATGGCAAATTAA
- the rhaD gene encoding rhamnulose-1-phosphate aldolase: MQQIQSSWFVQGMIKATYDMWLKGWDERNGGNVSLRLLESDIISFKNDFYQNPRHVTLTQDVSKLTNQYFIVTGSGKFFRNVILDPADTLAVVKIDEEGKGYYIMWGLINGGLPTSELAAHLQSHIVRIEKSQGKDRVIMHCHATNLIALTYVLELDTAVITRLLWEMSTECLVVFPDGVGVVPWMVPGKDEIGYATAQEMAKHTLVLWAFHGVFGTGQNLDEAFGLIDTAEKSAEVLVKVLSMGGKRQTITTEQFRLLAQRFDVTPLEDALKQ; encoded by the coding sequence ATGCAACAAATACAATCTTCATGGTTTGTTCAAGGCATGATTAAAGCGACCTATGACATGTGGTTAAAAGGTTGGGATGAACGTAATGGCGGTAATGTAAGTCTGCGATTATTGGAAAGCGATATCATATCTTTCAAAAACGATTTTTATCAAAACCCACGTCATGTAACGCTTACTCAAGATGTAAGCAAATTGACCAATCAATACTTTATAGTTACAGGTTCGGGTAAATTCTTTCGTAATGTGATTTTAGATCCTGCTGATACTTTAGCGGTTGTAAAAATTGACGAAGAAGGCAAAGGCTATTACATCATGTGGGGATTGATTAATGGTGGATTGCCAACTTCAGAATTGGCAGCACATTTGCAATCACATATTGTCCGAATTGAGAAAAGTCAGGGTAAAGATCGTGTCATTATGCACTGCCATGCGACCAATTTAATTGCATTAACCTATGTGCTTGAACTTGATACTGCGGTCATTACCCGCTTGTTATGGGAAATGAGTACCGAATGCTTGGTAGTCTTTCCTGACGGTGTTGGAGTGGTGCCTTGGATGGTGCCGGGCAAAGATGAAATTGGTTATGCAACCGCGCAAGAAATGGCAAAACACACTTTAGTACTTTGGGCATTTCATGGTGTTTTTGGCACAGGGCAAAACTTAGATGAAGCCTTTGGCTTAATTGATACAGCTGAAAAATCAGCAGAAGTATTAGTTAAAGTATTATCAATGGGAGGTAAGAGACAAACCATTACGACAGAGCAATTTAGGCTACTTGCTCAACGGTTTGATGTTACTCCTTTAGAGGATGCTTTAAAACAATAA